A section of the Phaseolus vulgaris cultivar G19833 chromosome 8, P. vulgaris v2.0, whole genome shotgun sequence genome encodes:
- the LOC137826618 gene encoding uncharacterized protein, producing MSNEPKNYDVFLSLGGEDVRYTFTGSLFSALCSKRIKTFFREHEEDPEPYTNDTNISPSSLKAIQESKISIVVFSQGYASSSRCLDELVAILDCWMKSDQLVWPIYYGVDPSEVRTQKGGFGQAMFRVRERYSTERMNKWREALVEVSRFSGWVYQMGSKYEYKFIRKIVEAALQSLPRYDVFLSFCGEDTRHTLTGFLFDAIRREGFKIFMDDEELEGGNQISETLMGAIQSSRISIVVFSENYGYSTWCLDELAKITECMNTKNQKVWPIFYNVEKLDVCNQTKSYGEAMTAHEKRFGKDSEKVLKWRSALSQITNLDGEHLSENEFQHESIERIVERLINIEDGKHIASPFLIQDNNGEE from the exons ATGTCCAATGAACCAAAAAACTATGATGTTTTTCTGAGTCTTGGTGgtgaagatgttcgctacaccTTCACTGGTAGTCTCTTCAGTGCTTTGTGCAGCAAGAGAATCAAGACGTTTTTCAGAGAACATGAAGAAGATCCTGAGCCATACACTAATGACACCAATATTTCACCCTCTTCTCTTAAAGCAATACAAGAGTCAAAGATTTCCATCGTTGTTTTCTCCCAAGGATATGCATCCTCCTCAAGATGTCTCGATGAACTTGTGGCCATCCTTGACTGTTGGATGAAGAGCGACCAACTTGTCTGGCCAATCTATTACGGAGTGGATCCGAGTGAGGTAAGAACTCAGAAAGGTGGATTTGGACAAGCCATGTTCAGAGTTAGAGAAAGGTATTCCACAGAGAGGATGAACAAATGGAGAGAAGCTTTGGTTGAGGTTAGCAGATTCAGTGGATGGGTTTACCAAATGGG GTCCAAGTACGAATACAAATTCATCCGAAAGATTGTGGAAGCAGCCCTGCAATCCCTGCCAAGATATGATGTTTTTCTGAGTTTTTGTGGAGAGGATACGCGCCATACTCTCACTGGTTTTCTCTTTGATGCCATTCGCCGAGAGGGATTCAAAATCTTCATGGACGATGAAGAATTGGAGGGTGGGAACCAAATTTCTGAAACGCTCATGGGAGCAATTCAAAGTTCAAGGATTTCCATTGTTGTGTTCTCTGAAAACTATGGATATTCCACTTGGTGTCTTGATGAACTTGCCAAGATCACTGAGTGTATGAACACCAAGAATCAGAAGGTTTGGCCAATATTTTACAATGTGGAGAAGTTGGATGTGTGCAATCAGACAAAAAGTTATGGTGAAGCCATGACTGCACATGAAAAAAGATTTGGAAAGGACTCTGAGAAGGTGCTGAAATGGAGGTCTGCTTTGTCTCAAATCACCAACTTGGATGGAGAGCATCTCAGTGAAAATGA GTTCCAACATGAATCTATCGAAAGGATTGTGGAACGGCTCATTAATATTGAAGATGGGAAGCATATAGCAAGTCCTTTCCTTATTCAAGACAACAATGGAGAAGAATGA
- the LOC137825442 gene encoding uncharacterized protein — MGSTANNNNNDISEEHRTILQTLQIQMQELLQKGVIDQLRQDEERKRREEERQQHAEEIAQLKEQNKRLLDRLEQSEREGHSRAPSPSPFQSGTRTIAQAIPHTSLVQHTHQSVKPVTPNKVTNPKGHPFTDDIIATPLPDKWRGLTINLYDGSTDPDEHLNLFRTQMTLYTTDRTVWCKVFPTSLREGPLGWFSDLPPNSITSSDALELKFTTQYATSRPHRTSSMSLLNVKQERGESLRTFMNRFSKVCMNIRNLNPEIAMHHLVSAILPGRFTESLIKRPPCNMDELRTRATKFMQIEEHIDYHRKTYAENTDKSKGIHPPTVPTDRERHRPNRGPRFHNYTPLIVPRGKVLDEALQIELIPALRQSQTPPNADTSKRCQYHRNYGHTTEGCQALKDKIEELVQAGHLRKFVKTTITAPRSPQRDHDPRERSGRRDDRTRDNHYRSNRRKRSESPIRRTRPKSESPERRSRTKQKVRTVINTIAGPVSLGQPPQEINYIAGGFAGGGCSNSARKKHLRAIQSVHSTSTQRRPHIPPITFTDEDFTAIDPSQDDPMVITVEIDKFAIAKVLVDQDSSVDILYWETFKKMKIPEAEIQPYNEQIVGFSGERVDTKGFIDLYTTFGDDYLSKTINIRYLLVNANTLYNILLGRPSINRLKAIVSTPHLAMKFPSVNGDIATVHVDQKTARECYVASLKVEPTRRLYTTSAERTTERRGRSTERRSRGRESRRHLVALVDLDPRLDDPRMEAGEDLQPIFLRDKDRKTYMGTSLKPDDRETIGKTLTKNADLFAWTAADMPGVESDVITHRLSVYTEARPIAQKKRKLGEERRKAAREETDKLIQAGFIQKAHYTTWLANVVMVKKTNGKWRMCVDYTDLNKACPKDSYPLPTIDRLVDGAAGHQILSFLDAYSGYNQIQMYHRDREKTAFRTDSDNFFYEVMSFGLKNAGATY; from the coding sequence ATGGGCTCAACggcaaacaacaacaacaatgatATCTCTGAAGAGCATAGGACCATACTACAAACCCTCCAGATTCAGATGCAGGAGTTACTCCAAAAAGGGGTCATCGATCAACTTCGCCAGgatgaagaaaggaaaagacGAGAAGAAGAGCGTCAACAACACGCAGAAGAGATAGCACAATTGAAAGAACAGAACAAGAGATTGTTGGATAGACTTGAGCAATCTGAACGCGAAGGGCATTCACGTGCACCTTCTCCATCACCGTTCCAATCAGGAACAAGAACAATAGCCCAGGCTATACCTCACACGTCACTCGTTCAACACACCCATCAGAGTGTAAAGCCAGTAACCCCAAACAAGGTAACAAACCCGAAAGGCCATCCGTTCACTGATGACATCATAGCCACTCCTCTCCCTGACAAGTGGAGGGGCCTAACGATAAACCTTTATGACGGTTCCACAGACCCAGACGAACATCTGAATTTATTTAGAACTCAAATGACCCTTTACACAACCGACCGAACGGTATGGTGTAAAGTCTTCCCCACCTCTCTCAGGGAAGGCCCCCTTGGATGGTTTTCAGACCTTCCACCCAATTCCATTACAAGCTCCGACGCTTTGGAATTGAAGTTCACCACGCAATACGCCACAAGTAGACCTCATCGGACATCCTCCATGTCTCTTCTAAATGTCAAACAAGAAAGGGGAGAATCATTGAGAACATTCATGaacagatttagcaaagtgtgtATGAACATTCGTAATCTTAATCCAGAAATAGCCATGCATCATTTGGTCTCGGCCATACTACCGGGAAGGTTCACTGAAAGCCTTATCAAACGACCTCCGTGCAATATGGATGAATTAAGAACAAGAGCAACAAAGTTCATGCAGATAGAAGAACATATTGACTATCATCGAAAAACTTATGCTGAGAACACGGACAAGAGCAAAGGGATTCATCCCCCCACAGTACCGACCGACCGAGAACGACATCGCCCCAATAGGGGTCCCCGTTTCCACAACTACACTCCCTTGATTGTACCAAGGGGTAAGGTTCTCGACGAAGCACTGCAGATTGAATTGATTCCGGCATTGAGGCAATCACAAACCCCTCCCAATGCCGACACCAGTAAACGTTGCCAATACCATCGTAACTATGGCCACACGACCGAAGGATGCCAAGCActgaaagataaaattgaagagCTCGTCCAGGCCGGTCATCTCCGCAAGTTCGTGAAAACCACCATCACTGCACCCAGGTCACCCCAGCGTGATCATGATCCCCGCGAACGTTCGGGACGAAGAGACGACCGAACCCGTGACAACCACTATCGTTCaaacagaagaaaaagaagcgAAAGTCCGATCAGACGAACGAGGCCTAAAAGCGAAAGCCCTGAACGTAGAAGTCGAACTAAACAAAAAGTTCGCACAGTCATCAATACAATCGCTGGACCGGTGTCGCTCGGTCAGCCCCCTcaagaaattaattacattGCAGGTGGCTTTGCGGGTGGAGGATGCTCTAATTCAGCAAGGAAAAAACATTTGAGAGCAATTCAATCCGTTCATTCGACTTCCACACAACGCCGACCGCATATACCACCAATCACTTTCACTGACGAAGACTTCACAGCAATCGATCCATCTCAAGATGACCCCATGGTAATAACTGTGGAGATAGATAAATTTGCAATTGCAAAAGTTTTGGTAGATCAGGATAGCTCGGTCGACATCCTGTATTGGGAAACGTTTAAGAAGATGAAGATTCCAGAAGCAGAGATACAACCCTACAACGAGCAGATAGTTGGTTTCTCAGGGGAAAGAGTGGATACGAAAGGATTTATCGATCTATACACCACGTTCGGAGATGATTACCTCAGCAAGACCATCAACATACGATATCTACTCGTTAATGCCAATACATTGTACAATATTTTGCTCGGTCGACCATCTATCAACAGATTGAAAGCCATTGTCTCAACTCCTCATTTAGCTATGAAGTTCCCCTCGGTCAATGGAGATATAGCAACCGTGCATGTAGACCAGAAGACGGCACGAGAGTGTTATGTAGCTAGCCTGAAGGTGGAGCCGACCCGAAGGCTTTATACCACGTCAGCCGAACGGACCACAGAGCGAAGAGGTCGGTCAACAGAAAGACGCTCTAGAGGAAGAGAATCTAGAAGACACTTGGTCGCTTTAGTCGATCTAGATCCTCGACTGGATGATCCCCGAATGGAAGCAGGGGAAGATCTTCAACCCATATTCCTTCGGGACAAAGACCGGAAAACATACATGGGAACATCTCTCAAACCAGACGACCGAGAGACGATCGgtaaaacattaacaaagaACGCTGATCTTTTCGCCTGGACGGCTGCAGACATGCCAGGGGTAGAATCAGATGTGATTACCCATCGATTGTCTGTTTATACAGAGGCCAGGCCGATCgctcaaaagaaaaggaaactagGTGAAGAACGGCGCAAAGCCGCACGAGAAGAAACAGACAAGCTAATTCAAGCTGGTTTTATTCAAAAGGCCCACTATACGACATGGCTAGCCAATGTAGTGATGGTAAAAAAGacgaatggaaaatggagaatgtgcgtagACTACACAGACCttaacaaggcgtgcccaaaggactcgtatccccTACCTACTATCGACCGGCTGGTCGACGGTGCAGCCGGTCATCAAATCCTAAGTTTCCTTGATGCTTATTCAGGTtacaatcaaatacaaatgtacCACCGTGATCGAGAAAAAACCGCGTTCAGAACAGATTCTGATAATTTCTTCTATGAAGTCATGTCGTTCGGCCTCAAGAATGCAGGAGCCACATACTAG
- the LOC137824130 gene encoding disease resistance protein RPV1-like, with product MARYDVFLCFRGEDTRLTFTGNLYAALQQARLRTFRDEGVLKGGDLVYSIIEALEASRVAIVVLSENFAFSRWCLDELVKILDCMKTKNQIVIPIFYNVDPSDVRNLRGSFADAMVDHEHRFGKNFDKIRNWRSALTEVANLSGWCLGRGSRFGYEYEYIERIVRDLTLRLPRYTIFLSFSGKDTRSFSGFLYNALSRSGYHTILNDGDQSSQSTVGVIEKSKLSIIVFSENYARSPSCLDELLRILECKEMKKQLVCPIFYKLLPSDLRHQRNSYGEAMSEHETMMGKDSEKVKKWRSALFEVANLKGWYMKTGYEYEFIEKIVELANKISRV from the exons ATGGCGCGTTATGATGTTTTTCTGTGCTTTAGAGGGGAAGACACGCGCCTCACCTTCACGGGTAACCTCTATGCTGCTTTGCAGCAGGCAAGATTGAGAACTTTCAGGGATGAGGGAGTGTTGAAGGGTGGCGACCTTGTATATTCCAtcattgaagctttggaagcaTCCAGGGTTGCCATCGTTGTTCTCTCCGAAAACTTTGCGTTTTCTAGGTGGTGCCTTGACGAACTTGTCAAGATCCTAGACTGCATGAAGACAAAGAACCAAATCGTTATTCCAATCTTTTACAACGTCGATCCGTCCGATGTAAGGAACCTGAGAGGTAGTTTTGCCGATGCCATGGTTGACCATGAACATAGGTTCGGAAAGAACTTTGACAAAATACGAAACTGGAGGTCAGCTTTGACTGAAGTGGCCAATTTGTCAGGATGGTGTTTGGGAAGAGGAAGCAG GTTCGGATATGAATATGAGTACATTGAAAGGATTGTGAGAGACTTGACCTTGAGGCTACCCCGCTATACTATTTTTCTGAGTTTTAGTGGAAAAGATACACGCTCCTTCTCGGGTTTTCTCTACAATGCTCTGAGCAGAAGTGGATACCATACCATCCTCAATGATGGGGACCAGAGTTCACAATCTACTGTTGGGGTTattgaaaaatcaaaacttTCAATCATTGTCTTTTCTGAAAACTATGCACGTTCTCCCTCCTGTCTTGATGAGCTTTTGAGGATCCTTGAGTGCAAGGAGATGAAAAAACAACTGGTTTGCCCCATCTTTTACAAATTGTTACCGTCTGATTTAAGGCATCAAAGAAATAGTTATGGTGAAGCCATGAGTGAACATGAAACTATGATGGGTAAGGACTCTGAGAAGGTGAAGAAATGGAGGTCAGCTTTGTTTGAAGTCGCCAACTTGAAAGGATGGTACATGAAAACAGG GTACGAATAcgaatttattgaaaaaatcgTGGAATTGGCCAATAAAATTTCTCGGGTGTGA
- the LOC137824132 gene encoding protein translation factor SUI1 homolog produces MVEVGIFQITGNSFDPFAEATDRDAPGAKEYVHIRIQQRNGKKSLTTVQGLRKEFSYEKILKDLKKEFCCNGNVVHDKELGKIIQLQGDQRKNVSHFLIQAGLVRKDQIKIHGF; encoded by the coding sequence ATGGTTGAAGTGGGAATTTTTCAGATCACAGGTAACAGTTTCGACCCATTTGCTGAGGCTACAGATAGAGATGCCCCCGGGGCGAAGGAGTATGTGCATATCCGCATACAACagaggaatgggaagaagagtTTGACGACAGTGCAAGGGCTGAGGAAAGAGTTCAGCTATGAGAAGATCCTGAAAGACCTGAAGAAAGAGTTCTGCTGCAATGGCAATGTTGTGCATGACAAGGAGCTTGGAAAGATTATCCAACTTCAAGGTGATCAACGCAAGAACGTTTCTCACTTCCTCATTCAGGCTGGCCTTGTTAGGAAGGACCAGATCAAGattcatggtttttga
- the LOC137824131 gene encoding syntaxin-61-like isoform X1 — translation MPSAQDPFYVVKEEIQESIDKLQSTFRQWEKAADAGERSNLSKEVLTSCESIDWQVDELDKAISVASRDPSLYGIDEVELENRRRWTSEARSQVSTAKKAVEAGKRSNITNNASLNGMHRELMRLPNSHQTASGQYPTQDNDDFMESESDRQMLLIKRQDEELDELTVSIQRIGGVGLTIHEELLAQEKIVDELGNEMDSTSNRLDFVQKKVAMVMKKASAKGQIMMILGLLALFIFLFILVFFT, via the exons ATGCCTTCAGCTCAAGATCCATTCTATGTTGTGAAGGAGGAGATTCAAGAATCT ATTGATAAGCTGCAATCTACTTTTCGGCAATGGGAAAAAGCTGCTGATGCTGGCGAGCGATCCAATCTTTCAAAGGAAGTTCTTACTAGCTGTGAAAGCATTGATTGGCAG GTAGATGAATTGGACAAAGCGATATCTGTGGCATCTAGAGATCCTTCTTTGTATGGCATTGATGAAGTGGAGCTTGAGAACCGGAGGAGGTGGACCAGTGAAGCTCGTAGCCAG GTGAGCACAGCAAAGAAAGCAGTGGAAGCAGGAAAACGCTCAAATATAACAAACAATGCTAGTCTAAATGGGATGCACAGGGAATTAATGAGGCTTCCTAATTCTCATCAAACTGCCTCTGGCCAATATCCTACCCAGGATAATGATGATTTCATGGAATCAGAATCGGACAGGCAGATGCTTCTTATAAA GAGACAGGATGAGGAGTTGGACGAGCTTACTGTAAGTATACAAAGAATTGGAGGTGTTGGACTTACTATACACGAAGAGCTCCTTGCACAG GAGAAGATTGTTGATGAACTGGGTAATGAGATGGACAGTACATCTAATCGTCTAGATTTTGTCCAA AAAAAAGTAGCAATGGTCATGAAAAAGGCTAGCGCAAAGGGCCAGATCATGATGATCCTGGGTTTGCTGGCTCTGTtcattttcctctttatctTGGTATTCTTCACCTAG
- the LOC137824131 gene encoding syntaxin-61-like isoform X2: protein MLASDPIFQRKFLLAVKALIGRKVDELDKAISVASRDPSLYGIDEVELENRRRWTSEARSQVSTAKKAVEAGKRSNITNNASLNGMHRELMRLPNSHQTASGQYPTQDNDDFMESESDRQMLLIKRQDEELDELTVSIQRIGGVGLTIHEELLAQEKIVDELGNEMDSTSNRLDFVQKKVAMVMKKASAKGQIMMILGLLALFIFLFILVFFT, encoded by the exons ATGCTGGCGAGCGATCCAATCTTTCAAAGGAAGTTCTTACTAGCTGTGAAAGCATTGATTGGCAG AAAGGTAGATGAATTGGACAAAGCGATATCTGTGGCATCTAGAGATCCTTCTTTGTATGGCATTGATGAAGTGGAGCTTGAGAACCGGAGGAGGTGGACCAGTGAAGCTCGTAGCCAG GTGAGCACAGCAAAGAAAGCAGTGGAAGCAGGAAAACGCTCAAATATAACAAACAATGCTAGTCTAAATGGGATGCACAGGGAATTAATGAGGCTTCCTAATTCTCATCAAACTGCCTCTGGCCAATATCCTACCCAGGATAATGATGATTTCATGGAATCAGAATCGGACAGGCAGATGCTTCTTATAAA GAGACAGGATGAGGAGTTGGACGAGCTTACTGTAAGTATACAAAGAATTGGAGGTGTTGGACTTACTATACACGAAGAGCTCCTTGCACAG GAGAAGATTGTTGATGAACTGGGTAATGAGATGGACAGTACATCTAATCGTCTAGATTTTGTCCAA AAAAAAGTAGCAATGGTCATGAAAAAGGCTAGCGCAAAGGGCCAGATCATGATGATCCTGGGTTTGCTGGCTCTGTtcattttcctctttatctTGGTATTCTTCACCTAG
- the LOC137826305 gene encoding protein S40-4-like, protein MEDKHKLGRKHSGIWNSLRDGDFDEEEIWDVLKNRSDYGSSGVRKFKEKDQSSSVPVPARPSAARMVPRSSNSGSNSSANSSNEAKVLQQSAPVKIPDWSKIYTSNPPKNSASRFDADCDGEGDGVGNYSGDSDEDGEENDEPDSKLPPHEFIARRLARSQISSFSVLEGAGRTLKGRDLSKVRNAVLSKTGFLESL, encoded by the coding sequence ATGGAAGATAAACATAAACTAGGCAGGAAGCACAGTGGGATATGGAATTCGTTGAGAGATGgagattttgatgaagaagagaTTTGGGATGTTCTCAAGAACAGAAGTGATTATGGTTCTTCTGGGGTTCGCAAGTTCAAAGAGAAGGATCAGTCCTCTTCTGTTCCTGTTCCTGCTAGGCCTAGTGCAGCCAGAATGGTACCAAGATCTAGCAATAGTGGTAGCAATAGCAGTGCTAATTCCTCCAATGAAGCCAAGGTTCTTCAGCAATCAGCACCTGTAAAAATTCCTGACTGGTCAAAAATTTATACTAGTAACCCCCCCAAGAACAGTGCTTCAAGGTTTGATGCTGATTGTGATGGTGAGGGTGATGGTGTGGGCAACTACAGTGGGGATAGTGATGAGGATGGAGAGGAAAATGATGAACCTGATTCAAAGCTTCCTCCACATGAGTTTATTGCCAGAAGGCTTGCAAGGAGTCAGATATCATCATTTTCTGTTCTGGAAGGTGCTGGGAGAACCCTCAAAGGTAGGGATCTTAGCAAAGTGAGGAATGCTGTTCTGTCAAAAACTGGTTTCCTTGAATCACTATAA